A section of the Pseudomonas fluorescens genome encodes:
- a CDS encoding LysR family transcriptional regulator, which yields MDRALEMQVFCAVVDKGSFVGAVDALEMSKAAVSRHVNALEERLGVRLLQRTTRRLSLTEEGRVFYQQAREVLALMGEAESAVSSGNHEPAGVLRVNAPVSFGVLHLAPLWTAFLEQNPKIELDISLNDRQVDLVEEGYDVAVRIARLESSSLVGRRFASTRMRLCAAPSYIKSHAPVEVPQDLAEHRVIAYSNFSSGNEWSFTGPDGEHKVNTRSVIRCNNGDTCRSIALTAGGILLQPSFMVSEDLRRGDLVELLPEYRSVELGIYAVYPTRKHLASKVRAFINFLVEQFEQVDWESGYPAQKSQARAAKKM from the coding sequence ATGGATCGCGCGTTGGAGATGCAGGTGTTTTGCGCCGTGGTCGACAAGGGCAGCTTTGTCGGTGCCGTCGATGCGCTGGAAATGTCCAAGGCCGCCGTTTCCAGGCATGTAAATGCGCTGGAGGAACGCCTGGGCGTACGCCTGCTGCAACGCACCACGCGACGCTTATCACTGACCGAAGAAGGACGGGTTTTCTACCAGCAAGCGCGGGAAGTGCTGGCGTTGATGGGGGAGGCGGAAAGCGCTGTTTCTTCGGGCAACCATGAGCCTGCCGGCGTGCTGCGGGTCAATGCGCCGGTGAGTTTTGGTGTGTTGCACCTGGCGCCGCTGTGGACTGCCTTTTTGGAGCAAAACCCGAAGATTGAGCTGGATATCAGCCTGAACGATCGCCAGGTCGATTTGGTGGAGGAGGGGTATGACGTCGCGGTGCGCATCGCCCGGTTGGAAAGCTCTTCACTGGTGGGGCGCCGGTTTGCCAGCACGCGGATGCGCCTGTGTGCAGCCCCGAGCTACATCAAAAGCCATGCACCAGTAGAAGTGCCGCAAGACCTGGCCGAGCACCGGGTGATTGCCTATAGCAACTTTTCCAGTGGGAACGAATGGAGTTTTACCGGGCCCGATGGCGAGCATAAGGTCAACACGCGTTCGGTCATTCGCTGCAATAACGGTGATACATGCCGATCTATTGCGTTGACTGCTGGCGGCATTTTGCTGCAGCCAAGCTTTATGGTAAGTGAGGATCTTCGGCGGGGTGATCTGGTGGAGTTGCTACCGGAGTATCGCTCGGTAGAACTGGGTATTTATGCCGTCTACCCAACCCGCAAACACCTGGCATCCAAGGTGCGGGCATTTATCAATTTTCTGGTCGAACAGTTTGAGCAGGTCGACTGGGAGTCCGGCTACCCAGCACAAAAGAGCCAAGCCCGGGCTGCAAAGAAGATGTAA
- a CDS encoding tautomerase family protein, whose product MPVVRVSWFEGKDHAAKEAVAAEITQSIVKNTGTDANYIYVIFEDVAPSDWAGAGKLFGDDPKKT is encoded by the coding sequence ATGCCCGTTGTACGAGTCAGCTGGTTCGAAGGAAAAGACCACGCCGCGAAGGAAGCTGTCGCTGCAGAAATCACCCAGAGCATCGTGAAAAACACCGGTACCGATGCCAATTACATCTACGTCATTTTTGAAGACGTGGCGCCATCGGATTGGGCCGGTGCAGGCAAGCTGTTCGGCGACGATCCGAAGAAGACCTAA